The following nucleotide sequence is from Longimicrobiales bacterium.
TCAAGGCAGGGAGTCTGATCTGGAACGGTAGGAGCCTCGAGAAGATGGGAGATCCCTACCGCGACCCGGCGAGTGCCATGGCCTCGTTGAGCGCCAAGGTCGGGTCACTCGCAGACAAGCTGAGGGTCGCAAAACTCCGGCGTCGACTCACCAGCGCACCAGCAGGCGATTGCTTCAGCGAACCCGACCGTTCGACACAGGATGAGCTCGAGTCGCTCGGCTTCTCGGCGGAATTCATCGACACCTTCTTCCGGCCGTTTCTCGGTGGAGTCTTCCTCGAACGACCTCTCGAGACGTCGGCGAGTCTGTTTCGCTACTATTTTCGGTGTTTCGCGATCGGTGAAGCGGCCGTGCCCGCAGAGGGCATGCAGCGTCTGCCGGAGCAGATGGCCTCGACGCTGAACGAGCGCATCTCGCTCGGCACGACAGTTCAAGCTGCGTCGGCGACTCAGGTATCGACCGAGGGAGGGCAGACGGTCTCGGCCCAACACGTCGTGGTGGCGCTCGACGGAGCCTCAGCGTCCACGCTGCTCGGCACGCCCGCTCCAGCGTTCAAGGCGACCGTCACGTCCTACTTTGCCGCAGAGGAGGCTCCGACTGCAGAGCCCGTTCTGGTCCTGGACGGCGAAGGTACCGGACCTGCAAATCACATCGCGGTCATGAGTAATGTGGCACCCGAGTACGCGCCCGCCGGCGCCCACCTCGTCGCTGTGTCCGGTGTCGACGGGGCTGCCGACGACCCGATGTCCTTCCCCACTGCCGCATCTGGTCAGTTGGCCCGCTGGTTCGGTCCTATGGTCTCGAGTTGGCAGCACCTCAAGACCTATAGGGTCCCGCACGCCCTGCCCCGCCACCCCGCCGGGAGCCTCCAGCAACAGGATTCCGCGAGGCGTCGCGGTGGCATCATCGTGGCCGGAGACTACACGGAATTCGGCTCGATTCAGGGCGCACTCCGTTCAGGCCGGCGAGCCGCCGAGGCGATCCTTGAGGGTCGATGACTCTTCCCACGGCTCCCCCTCGGGGCCGTATGACTGATCTCTCCAATCGGATTAACAAATAGATGAGTACATCCCCACCGACCTACCTGATTTTCGGCGCCTACGGCGGTATCGGCTCCGCGCTTGCACGCACTCTTCACGCACAGGGTGCCCGACTCGCTCTCTCGGGTCGAGACCCGGAACGCCTCGGCGCCCTGGCCGACCAGCTCAACGCCTTCTCCGTTGTTGCCG
It contains:
- a CDS encoding NAD(P)/FAD-dependent oxidoreductase, producing MRGAPLPSSAEVVVVGAGLSGLSCALFLEQAGLDVHVVEASDAVGGRIRTDEVDGFRLDRGFQVLLTAYEEVQAQIDLPQLDLRAFKAGSLIWNGRSLEKMGDPYRDPASAMASLSAKVGSLADKLRVAKLRRRLTSAPAGDCFSEPDRSTQDELESLGFSAEFIDTFFRPFLGGVFLERPLETSASLFRYYFRCFAIGEAAVPAEGMQRLPEQMASTLNERISLGTTVQAASATQVSTEGGQTVSAQHVVVALDGASASTLLGTPAPAFKATVTSYFAAEEAPTAEPVLVLDGEGTGPANHIAVMSNVAPEYAPAGAHLVAVSGVDGAADDPMSFPTAASGQLARWFGPMVSSWQHLKTYRVPHALPRHPAGSLQQQDSARRRGGIIVAGDYTEFGSIQGALRSGRRAAEAILEGR